The following coding sequences lie in one Apium graveolens cultivar Ventura chromosome 1, ASM990537v1, whole genome shotgun sequence genomic window:
- the LOC141719715 gene encoding uncharacterized protein LOC141719715 isoform X2 — protein MSAINTSYAGGLSDSRPSSVHSSQNKYRSPLSTITNICTPTSMTNIRKTPKCLDSILGAPLVVLCLAVLYLMLQILIALHIMSQIRGKREVVVLSLLT, from the exons ATGTCTGCCATTAATACGAGTTATG CAGGTGGTTTGTCTGATTCTAGGCCAAGTTCTGTTCATTCTTCCCAGAATAAGTACCGATCACCCCTCTCAACGATAACGAATATATGTACCCCAACCAGCATGACGAACATTAGAAAAACACCTAAAT GCCTGGATTCGATACTAGGAGCACCTTTGGTAGTTCTGTGCCTGGCAGTTCTTTATCTAATGTTGCAAATTTTGATAGCTCTTCACATTATGTCGCAAATCAGAGGGAAGAGGGAG GTTGTAGTACTCAGTTTGTTGACTTAA
- the LOC141719715 gene encoding uncharacterized protein LOC141719715 isoform X1, which yields MPGFDTRSTFGSSVPGSSLSNVANFDSSSHYVANQREEGGCSTQFVDLTGRGNMTAKKKVVSLNRHKPLPRKSKEMKVTVGVCMVMLLMKTVILTTLCFLFSEQTHVSVDVWFQKSISRWVGLLPYVQNAMLGCRKRKGLIKMSLKAHQYFLFVVSKVQ from the exons AT GCCTGGATTCGATACTAGGAGCACCTTTGGTAGTTCTGTGCCTGGCAGTTCTTTATCTAATGTTGCAAATTTTGATAGCTCTTCACATTATGTCGCAAATCAGAGGGAAGAGGGAG GTTGTAGTACTCAGTTTGTTGACTTAACTGGACGAGGAAATATGACTGCAAAGAAGAAAGTTGTGTCCTTAAACCGACACAAACCTCTGCCAAGAAAATCCAAGGAG ATGAAAGTAACAGTGGGAGTATGTATGGTCATGTTGTTGATGAAGACCGTGATATTGACGACCCTCTGTTTCCTCTTCAGCGAACAAACCCACGTGTCCGTAGACGTGTGGTTCCAGAAAAGTATCAGTCGCTGGGTGGGCCTACTGCCATATGTTCAAAATGCAATGCTCGGATGTAGAAAGAGGAAAGGGTTAATAAAAATGTCACTAAAGGCACACCAATATTTTCTATTTGTTGTCTCAAAGGTGCAATGA